The nucleotide sequence ATCAAGCCGGTCGGCGGCCGCGCCGGGCGCGACATGACGAGGGAGCGCGCGATCGTCGAGGCGATGGCGAGGCGCGCGCCGCGGCTGGGATCTGACCGGCTGGCGCCGGTCGTGCAGGCAATGATCCTCGCCGGTCTGGACGCGGCCGCGGACGAGGAGGAGCACGCCGCCGAGGACGTCGCCCAGCCGTAGGCGCGGAATGCAACCGTCGTACACCCCCTTTTGGTCCGCATCCCGGATAGCCGCCAGGCAACAATCGGGTGGCACCCGCGCACTTCCTCTTGCGAAGCGGGGGAAAGTCCGCGAGGTTAAGTGCGTGTCTCGACGCACCACGTGCGATATCCCATGTGGCGGGACGTCGGGTTCGGCACCTACGACGATGTGGGAGCAGCAATGGTCGGTAAGCGACTGCTCGGCGCATTCGGTGCGCTGGCACTTGGGTTGTCTCTGACGGGCTGCGGTCTGGCCGAAGAAGGTGGTGGGGGCGGCGACAAGGTCGTCCTGCGGCTGTCGCACCAGTGGCCGGCAGTGAACAAGAAGGGCGAGGGCGACTTCCGCTCCGTCATCGCGCAACGCTTCGCCGACGACGTGAAGAAGCGCACCGACGGCGAGGTCGTGGTCAAGATCCACGCGGCGAACTCGCTGATCGAGGACCCGATCCAGCAGTACACGGCCATCAACAAGGGCACCGCCGACATGTCCGTCTACCCGCTCGACTACGCGGCGGGTGACGTGCCGGCGTTCAGCGTCACGCTGATGCCGGCCATGGTCCGCAACCACGAGCAGGCGCGGAAGTGGCAGAACGCGCAGATCGGCAAGGAAGTCGAGAAGCTCACCGAGGACAACGGCATCAAGGTCCTCACCTGGATCTGGAACGCCGGCGCGATCGGCAGCCGGAGCGCGGAGCCGATCGTCGCGCCTGACGACGTGAAGAAGGGCAACGTCACCAGGGCGGCCGGGCCGCGGATCGAGCAGATGCTGAAGAGCGTCGGGTTCGGCCTGTCGAGCATGCCGTCCTCGGAGATCTACAACGGCATGCAGACCGGCGTCCTGG is from Streptosporangiales bacterium and encodes:
- a CDS encoding C4-dicarboxylate ABC transporter substrate-binding protein → MWRDVGFGTYDDVGAAMVGKRLLGAFGALALGLSLTGCGLAEEGGGGGDKVVLRLSHQWPAVNKKGEGDFRSVIAQRFADDVKKRTDGEVVVKIHAANSLIEDPIQQYTAINKGTADMSVYPLDYAAGDVPAFSVTLMPAMVRNHEQARKWQNAQIGKEVEKLTEDNGIKVLTWIWNAGAIGSRSAEPIVAPDDVKKGNVTRAAGPRIEQMLKSVGFGLSSMPSSEIYNGMQTGVLDSAITSTSSFGSYRLHEQVKSFTTPTGGNTFWFMFEPLIIGTEQFDELTKEQQQAVEKAGANLQQYAYEASEKDDTRVEQQFKKAGVKVVPMDDASYEKWREKSEPVWDDFAKEVEGGQRLIDEAKKVADEG